TGTCCCCGTagcgtaggtgttctgtggtagcgTCTACACGCACGTGAGTAAAAATGAAGCAGACGCTATGGGGACGCTGTAAAGACGAAGGGACGCTGATGTTCAGCAGTGCTGCAGTAGGCCACAGCAGAAAGACTGCCAAGGTAAGGAAATTCAGTAAGTTGGCGCTTATGGGAGCACTTTCCTTCCACCTCGGTCTCCTCATGCAGTTCCTCTTTTATAACTTTCAGTGCCCTGTAAAAGGGGAAGAGAACAATGGGAATACTCCGTCGGCGTGAGTGCGGCGCCTCGCCACTAGGTGCCAACACCTAAACACGGTGCTGGCGTTCACTACGTGCCGCAGCCGCCGTGGTTCTGGCTCCGTGCTCAAAATAAACAGATTCAACCCTTAATGTTCTGCGCTTAAACCTCAACATATCGCGGCAGTAATCGCTGAATTATGTTACCGAGTGTTTCAGCGATCTGGTTGCTAGCTTTCACGCACTAGCTGCAAGCGAAGAACGCCACGCTAAATGAATACCAAAAACATGCTTGGACATGATGTCTATAAATTTTCAGCGTTGACTTGCCCTGCATAGCAGCTGTATATTCTGCAAAATGAACCAATTATTGggttcagcacaacgttacgacgtggaggtaaatTGATgagcagcacaacgttacgatgtggaggtaaatgatgccgtacagaTCCAAAGTGCCCGTGAActggccgccaagctcggcttgacagTCCCTACGTGgcattagccgggtggcgcggggtcttcCCTGCGTCTTCTCAAGAGCAAAATAAAgctttaatcaatcaatcaatcaatcaatcaatcaatcaatcaatcaatcaatcaatcaatcaatcaatcatgtgagcatctggcatttttgttcgtcgtctattcacgtctcgtaatacccaatctggtacatgtgaagccggcgaaacggccacgggcacatcatgagcgtggtatgtagtcatgctaTTTAATGTCACGCATGTTaatttatcatgttcgcaccagtcttATACCTTCGTCATGTGACACACATgtgataattatcatgtttgcagcagtcatgcacctttgtcctccattcacgtcacgttaaaCTAAAATTGGTGTATGTGAAGTCAGTGGAACAagcgtgagtgcatcatgagcatggtatgtagtcatgttcttacatgacacggatgtcatgattattatgtttgcacatgtcatataccttcatgcatctattcacttcacgttaTACCACAATTGGTGTATGTAAAGCTAAAGAGACGagcgtgagcacatcatgagcatggtatgtagtcatgttcttacatgacacgcatgtcatgatttacacgttagAGCCTCTCGCTTATGTTCACTATGTCGTGTTGCCATACTCTACTAGATTTGCGAtgcgtcatgtgaacgaaatcactgcAGGAGCAGCGAGACTATAacaggtaaatcatgacatttatgagtCATGTTACAATTCCTGTTACAATTAATCAGGTATGCTCGTCacgcagtcatgttatggcatacaaaattttgtatagatcccattatcgaaacggccaggtgaGCTAGATGTCGTAAGCGGCTTGTTAGATACAGTCAAACTCGCCGaatttcactaagaaatgcttcgtgttTAATAAACGCGTGTGTTGGGAACGTACCGGCCGCACAGTACAGGATAATGACAGGAGACAGTGCCTCCTGTTTGAAAATCTATGCCGGGCACATCGCCATCAGGGGGCCATCGAACGCCACTTTTCTCCgctgccgccccgccgcggtggtctagtggctaaggtactctgctgctgacccgtaggtcgcgggatcaactccaggctgcggcggctgcatttccgatggaggcagaaatgttgtaggcccgtgtgctcagatttgaggtcacgttgaagaaccccaggtggtctaaattgccgaagccctccactacagcgtctctcataatcatatggtggttttgggacgttaaacaccacacatcaatcaaatttCTCTGCTGCCGCTTGGGGCACTGGGTAAACAGGGTGCCGCCTCTCCCATTCCGTCCGGGTGTTGCGTGCAGCCCGCTTAATGGTGCGCAACTTCGTTTTGTGGGACAGTTTTCGGCAAGTACGTGCGTAGAATGCTTTACGATGGCCTACTTCCGTGTTCCGCTGTGCAAATCAGATGAGAAAAACAAACCGGCAAGGCTTTCCTTTCATGAACTACCCGCTGACGCAGACGCTCGAGCGAGCTGACTTGCCGCAATACGATGAGACAAGTACTCGTCAAACACCACCTCATGCTACACCAAAGTATGCAGTCGCCACTTCGAAAAAGAGGACGTCATTGAATGCAAGCGGCGACGCCTAAAGAAAGGGACTGTGCCATCAGCTTGTGAAGAATACCCGCCCCATTTCCAGCTGAAATAATCTCCGGCGTGAAATACAGCAAGCATCGGCAAATGAGTGAGTGCTACAATGGAGCCCAGCGACTGCGCGAGTGGCAACGTTGCTTCAGCAGTGGAGGATGTGTCGGATTGTTGCGCGATGGACACACCATCGGAGGTCAACTTGCGTGATCAAGGCGTCCAGGTAGACAGCAGGTCAACTTCAAGTGTGCTTGTCGCTGAGAAAGCGAagtggagaagaaaagaaaatgagtTTAGGAGCCAGCTGCTTCGACTGCAACAGACCGTCGACAAGTACAAAATGAAATTGAGAAAGGTGTACTAAGACGCCCTGGTTGCGGATGTGTCTTACATCAAGGAAAAGGCGAAAGAAAAGGAACCTGCATCTTTATTCTTGATTGATCAGATTGAGAACTTCAAGAAGAAGCCGAGCTGGTCTGAGGAACTGGTCTGTTTTGCAAGGGCTGGAGAAGTTTTTAAAAACTAGACTTGCCGAATCCAGCATTGCATCAAACGTTGCACACAAACAGTGTGCCCAAATGTCAACAGGCACACCGCTCACTGAAGATTCTCCTTCACTAGCACAGCAGCCACCTCAGCTACAGAGAGCTGCATGTGTTTCGCAACAAATCAATGCAACAGTTTTGCCTCAGCACTTGCCGTCACTCTAGATTTCAGCAACTGTTTATGTTGGGGGCTATATTGCTCGCGTCATAAACGAGCACATCTGTTGTAGAAGTTGCACTGTAGTCTGCACAAAGCCAGCAAGCAATCAACCTATCTTGCAGTTCACTTGCAGCCAGAACCGAGGTGGGCTACTTTACCCGTCAGACCAGTTGCTGTTTGTTATTGGCGTGCTGAGAGCATTTGCGGATCATGCTCTGAAGGACAATCCGATTTTGAAAAAGCCATTGTTTACCCAGGTAAAGTATGCTGTGCCAGCACTGTGTGCTTCAAACCTGCTTAAGTGCAAGGAGATGGATGACACTCACAGTGCTGAGCTCATGGAGCTGATATCTGTTCGGTTTTTGCGGCCTATGCTGGTGAACTACGCATTTACTGTCAGTGACAAGCATAATGCTTTCAAGTAATTTGCAAAAGGCCCCTGTAGAGAAAATATGCAAAACTGTGAGGCTACCGAAAATAGAGGTACTTAAAAATaagcgttccttctttttttgaaAGGGTATTCGTATCGCATCAATGGGGTTCGATTTGCAGAATATAGAGCTGCTATGCAGGGCAAGTCAACGTTTAAAATTTATAGACATCTTGTCCAAGCCTGTTTTTGGTATTCATTTAGCGTGGCGTTCTTCGCTTGCGGCTAGTGCGTGAAAGCTGGCAACTAGATTGCTGAGACACTCGGTAACATAATTCAGTGATTACTGccgcgatatattgaggtttgagcgcAGGACATTAAGGGTTGAATCTGTTTTATTTTGAGCGCGGAGCCAGAACCACGGTGGCTGCGGCAAGTAGCGAACTCCGGCACCCTGTTTAGGTGGTGGCACCTAGTGGCGAGGCGCTGCACTCGCGCCGACGAAGTAGTCCCATTGTTTTCTTCCGCTTTTACAGGGCACTGAAAGTTATAAAGGAGGAACTGCATGAGAAGACCGAGGTGGAAGGAAAGTGCTCCCATAAGCGGCATCATACTGAATTTTCTTACCTTGGCAGTCTTTCTGCCGTGGTCTACTGCAGCACTGCTGAACATCCGCGTCCCTTCGTCTGCTCAGCGTCCCCATAGCGTCTGCTTCATTTTTACTCACGTGCGTGCAGAcgctaccacagaacacctacgctACGGGGACAATAAGCAAAAGACGCGAAGCAGGTGTGCAGCAGTGCTGCAGAAGGCCATGACAAAAAGACTGCCAACCTACGGAGACGTCCATGGTGTTGTGGCCCAATCTATATATGAAGGAGCATACCAGCTGCGGAAAAGTGTGTATTTTGTGGGACAATGCAGGATGAAGATGCCTCTTGCAACACACTCTTCCCATCAATCGGTGCAGctacggaggaaggaaagatcgGAGAGGCCCTGACTTAAGTTGTTGTGAAgccacacggaggaaggaaatgtAGGAGAGGACATGCCCAGTTGGCGCaaggcgtaaaaaatgtggcggaaattacgtcacagcggccatattcactgggcacaatggcggcgttttgttattgttgatgtagtgcggtgcggcaccgttcaggcggtccagcggcgttgtgcgtgttttcatgggcctcgcacctaactggcgtactgcaggtgttcgacagcatccattctttgtgccgcattgttagctacgcctTTCTCCTCCAGTGGTGGTTaaaaccaggtgtctgaactagaaaccacgtaacaagcgcgcgtatacgtactacgaatttgcagcgtccgtgAAAAACTGTGTCTAGCtcacagcctgaccgaaaatttcataaagcctaaaAAGGAGCGCGAAAGGGgaaaaaagtgatctgaaagaagctgtacaaattttgGTGCCTGATTCGTCACGTGGCAGTGTGCGAAATACCATCTTTATTTTCGCAAAGAGcccataaattaaaaaaaagcttaacgtgcaacttgccgtgtttagcGTAAACACCGGCAGTTCAAGAGTACAACACCCATACGCAGCAATTTCTTCAACCGTATTGCGGcaggacagcgtgttgaaatccgttccgttggtttcgaaTAGCACTGACGCACGCGGCGCGTAGGCCATGTGCTTTTTGAGACATAGAGGGAGTCGCGCTTCTGCTTCGCactcatatgtaaacaagagagaagAATTTGCCCCCttaatatggccgacttccggcttcatcgcggcttcacagcGACTGACGTCAGGGCCTGTCCTTCCTTTCATTCCTCCGTTTTTCTAGGCTTTTTAGGCTTTATaaaattttcggtcaggctgtggcCTAGATACAGtttttgacggacgctgcaaattcgtAGAACGTATACGCacgctcgttccgtggtttctagttcagacacctggttataACCACCACCAAAGGAAAACCgtgtagctaacaatgcggcacaaagaatggatgctatcgaacacctgcagtacgccatgattaggtgcgaggcccatgaaaacgcgcccaccgccgctggaccgcctgaacggtgccATACCGCACTACATCagcaataacaaaacgccgccattgtgcccattGAACATGGCCGGTGTAACGTAATTTGCGCCACAGTTTTTACGCCCTGCGTCgcctgggcatgccctctcctacctttccctCCTCCGCGGgtcagccatggaggaaggaaaaacattccttcctccatgggtgcAGCCTTCGCCtcgttacagtgtactagaaggaggcagtggaatgaacgaggtggccgcgccgcatctcggctgattctccgacAGGTAACAGTAGAGGTGGTGCTGCTGTCCCtgggtactgaagatctcaggagcgtctgcattgagAGCGTGCGCGCCGTAGCCTACGAAAACGTGTATCTACTTGTTTTTAGCGCAtgtaatgcgtttctgagccttcaTAACTGGACTCACCTGCTACACGTCATGGTGCACGACTGAATATTCAGGCATGCCGAAATTTCGTCgaatacattcactgtttcaagagcctgccggcctacacacaaaaaaaatgtaatgtcAATCGAAGTTTGCACAGATCTGCCTAGCTTCTTActcaatcagcgctttgagctgcgttacatcataagtggctactttCGAACTATAGAGAGAGGAGAAGTATGAAAACCATGACTAAATCATATGTTTCGCGCTTACTTTCGCTcagtaaaaaaatacaacacagtcaccttccatccgcatgcttcacataacacaGATTCTTAAGGTGCGTGATTCTTGAGAATTTTTTTAAAGCAGTATTCATTACTTAAGCTATGCAGCCATCGCGACTCACTCCAAGGTCAATGCAGTGCCGACCAAACGACACCAAACGTGACATTTTGGCTTAAACTATCTGTTCTAAACTGGCATTGGCCTGGATCAGCTTTCCGGTGGAAgctaaatacccaataaagtttcAACATATACCATCGAATGGTTAATTACGAGTTAGCTCACCTTTTCGAATCGGTAAGTTCGTTTTGATTGATGGCAGAAATAAACAAATGGTGCAAATAAAGCGAGGAATAAAATAAACTTCCACACAACGTCAGTGGTCATTATGAGTTCAACACAAACTCTTTGTTCTTTTCGCTCTTTTGAATTCTATATTAGTGCGATATTCACCAATACTGTCGATTAAGTGCATATAATCATCCTAATCAGGCAGTCACAAATAAAGGCTAATGCGTTCACTCGTTTCTACCCAGGAAGTTTCAGTTTGTTGATACTCTTCTTCGTAGTCGCTTGTTGGAGTAGCCATTGAGACATCCACCTCCTCCTCTTTCTCGGCAGAGAACGCGACCTcggtcgtcgtcgttgtcgtggATTCAGTGCCGTTGGGGACGACCGAAAGAGCACTCGTCGCTGACTCGATTATCTCGCGCTCCTTTCTTTTCAATGGAGTTGTAAGTGGGCTCGTTGTTGTAGTTCTCTCTAACGAGGCTAACTTCTTGGTTGAGTCGACCAGAAAGAAGATGAGAAGGATTACTAGGCCGACCAAGAAAGCCACCGTGAAGAGCATGCATGGCCACGTATTCGTCTGCCGGTCATCTAGCTCGGAATGCCAGTCGTAGGAGGCTCGCTGGACAACCACTTTTTCCGGCCAGAGCGGTGGTGGGATTCCCTGCAGAGCAGTGTCTCAAATTAGTACTGCAGTAGCCAAACGTCTTCGTAGGCTGCTTGACATGCAGTAGCATCATTAAGACATTTGTTCGATTCGTGAGTGACTTAGGGTGCCGTTGCCAATGCCTTGAACAACTTTTATAGAACAATTGGCGGCTttgcaaaggaaaaaaatattcTCGAAAATGTGCTGTCAGAAAGACTCCTTTATCTCGAAGCTTGATCATGCTATGACAACGCAACGCGATAGGTTAAGACTGTTTCACCAGTTGGCCAGGTTGTGAACTACACTCGGCGCTGGCTACCCCTGTGTCAGTCCCTCCTACGCAAAATTTATCGATCAAATATCCGACCAGATTGATGGCATTTCGAAGAAGGCTGATTCTAGGACACCTAAACTTGAAGTGAAGCACGCGCACTTTTTCTTTGCAATTCCCGAAGACCAGCCCTTTTAACTTATCTCACATGCATTGCACAACAACCAGCCGTCATCTTGCGATAATACCATGCATATACTGTGACAGGAACGGCTTTACACTGAAACTGCAGCAAAACGTGATCGTTGTCGCCTCTCTGATTAAAGGCTATGAACGTTTATCTTCAAGTAGTTCAGCAATGATCAAGCTCAAGGTATTGTTTACAGCTTGTTGTCGTTAAACAACACCTTGAAAAATAATGATATCACGCAAGTAAGTGCTCTTCTTGCCGATCACTTTCGACTCACACATGACATTGATGGTGTACTCACGTTTTGGGCGAATTGTTGTGGGGCGGTCAGAAATAGCTGACTTTCTTGTTTATAGCCCGGAGCAGCCTTGAGTTTCCGTTGGTCACCAGCTTCAACAACTCTTTTTCCGAGGGCGTCGTTTTGATCTTGGGCGGTAGCCTGGTACTCTAGCTTGTTTGCCTGCAGTTTATTCGTAGACCCTCGCCTGGCTCTTGGAGCCTGTTCCTGCTGTGGCATATCTCGAAGCGACGGTGAAGTAGGCTTGGGCGGCAGCAGCTTCACATTACCGACAATTTTCTCTCCTTCATCAGCTGTAGAGCTCTTAGGAAGGGTGACCACGCACGCTGGAGGTGAGGATGAATTTACTTCTGCTATGTCGTGCCTTGAGCCGGCCTTGGACTTAGGAGGACTCCGACTTGTTGTTTGAGGAGGGGCCGTAGGTATCGAGGGTGCAGTCAGTGACAGCTTAGGGAGCTCGCAGAAGTCTTCGGCATTAGGCAGCGTGATGCTCTTGCGGCGAACGTTGAGTGCGAGTGACGGAGCTGCGACTGCCTTTTCTTCAGCGACGTTGCACCTGGAGCCACGCCTAAAGCCTGTGGGCACCTGACCCGGCACTTCACAGGATTCAGAAAGTGCCGCAAACGCTGGTTGATGTGTCCCTGCGGCAAGTCGGGCGTCTTCGTTTTTAGACACTGCATGACTTCCGCGTCGCTCCTTAGCCATGTGAGACACGGTAGCAGTCGTTTTCGCAAAGCACGGGTCGCACCTCTTCCTCTTTCTCGCCTTCTCGGAAGTCGGGGCATCGTAATGATGGTATCACCATGATGATCATGACCCATTTTTATGATGACTCCATCTCTAACTGGTGCGTGACATGGCAAATGAATCTGAATACTGTCAAATATATAGTTTTGTGTGTTTCCGGAATATATCTTCTGCTACCTACTTGACGACATGCCATTGGAACTTGTCACCACTTATTGCTATCTGGGTGTACCCAACACAACTTCTTAATtcattgattattatgtggggtttaacatcccaaaaccgccatgtgattatgagagacgacgtagtggaggactgcggaaatttcgagcacctggagttctttaccgcgtacccaaatctgagcgcacggaccTACAGCACTCTCATCTCCATCGAACTTGCAgttgccacagccgggattcgatcccacgacctgtgggtcagcaaccgagtaccttagccactaagcaCCGCGGCGTGGCAACTCCACCACTTGTTTCGGCTGTTGCTGCACATAGGTTCCATTGAAATAATGCAAACCGCATGGTTGGGTATATTACTGCAATTTCGCCCTCCT
Above is a window of Rhipicephalus microplus isolate Deutch F79 chromosome 1, USDA_Rmic, whole genome shotgun sequence DNA encoding:
- the LOC119187156 gene encoding uncharacterized protein LOC119187156 — protein: MAKERRGSHAVSKNEDARLAAGTHQPAFAALSESCEVPGQVPTGFRRGSRCNVAEEKAVAAPSLALNVRRKSITLPNAEDFCELPKLSLTAPSIPTAPPQTTSRSPPKSKAGSRHDIAEVNSSSPPACVVTLPKSSTADEGEKIVGNVKLLPPKPTSPSLRDMPQQEQAPRARRGSTNKLQANKLEYQATAQDQNDALGKRVVEAGDQRKLKAAPGYKQESQLFLTAPQQFAQNGIPPPLWPEKVVVQRASYDWHSELDDRQTNTWPCMLFTVAFLVGLVILLIFFLVDSTKKLASLERTTTTSPLTTPLKRKEREIIESATSALSVVPNGTESTTTTTTEVAFSAEKEEEVDVSMATPTSDYEEEYQQTETSWVETSERISLYL